The Bdellovibrio bacteriovorus W nucleotide sequence TCAAACCAAATAGAGCCCAGTTATTGGCTTCGGTAGCACCGCTGGTAAAATAAATTTCCTGAGGGGCTGCGCCAATCAGGCGAGCGACTTGGTTTCGCGCTTTTTGGACAGCAGACTCTGCCGTCCATCCCCATTGGTGGCTGGCGCTGGAAGGGTTTCCAAAGAGGTCTTTAAAGTAAGGCTCCATCGCTGCAAAGACTTGTGAGTCTACAGGTGTGGTCGCATTATAATCCAAATAGATCGCATTTTTTTTCATAGCTAGATTAAGAGCTAATCCCCTTCGGGGAGTCCCGTCAAGAGCAATTCCAAGCAGCCTGAAGGAGTGCAATATGCGAAAGACCATTTGGAGCTTTTTTAAAGGGGGATTACAATAGGTTATGGCTAAAAAATCACTTTATATGGCTCCCTATTTCTATCAAGGAAAAGCTCCAGCAAAGATGTTCCGTTGGAAACGTTCAGATTCACGGATTAAAAATTCTAAAGGCGAAGTCTTTTTTGAAATGAAAGGCGTCAAAGCGCCGGAGTTCTGGTCCCCCTTAGCTGTAGATATTGCAGCTAGTAAGTATTTTAGAAAGGCGGGAGTTCCAAAAACTCGACACGAAAACTCTGTCGAGCAAATGGTAGAAAGAGTTGTGCAGGCCATTGTGCAATCGGGTTTAAAACAGGGTCAGTACTTTGCCTCAAAAAAAGACGCTGAAGTTTTTGCCAACGAATTGCGAATCATTCTTTATTCTCAGGCGGGGGCTTTTAATAGCCCAGTGTGGTTTAACGCAGGTCTGTGGGAGTCTTATAAAATTAAATCACCCAGTGAACACTTCTCGTGGGATTTTAAAAAGAAGAAAATCACCGCTACACAAAATGCCTATGAACGCCCCCAGTGTTCGGCCTGTTTTATTCAAAGTGTTGAAGACTCTATCGAGTCGATTTTTGATTTAGCCAAAACCGAAGCGAAACTTTTTAAGTATGGCTCTGGCTCAGGAACAAATTTTTCTAAAATCCGCAGTCGGTTTGAAGAGACAAGCTCTGGCGGAAAGAGTTCGGGATTGCTTTCATTTCTTGAGGTACTTGATCGTGGCGCCGGTGCTATCAAGTCGGGTGGGACAACTCGTCGGGCGGCAAAGATGGTCGTTGTCGATATTGATCATCCTGAAGTTTTAGATTTCATAGATTGGAAAATGCGCGAAGAACAAAAGGCGCACATGCTAATTGAGGCCGGTTTAGATTCTAACTTTGAGGGCGAAGCCTATAGAACCGTTGCTGGACAGAATGCAAACAACTCCGTGCGAGTGAATAACTCGTTTATGAAAGCCTTGGATCAAAATAAAAGTTGGGATCTAGTTGCTCGTCATACAAAAAAGAAAATGCAAACACTTCCAGCTATGGAAGTCTGGCAGAAAATCGCCAAGGCCGCTTGGCAATGTGCAGACCCAGGAATTCAGTTTCATACAACCATCAATGAGTGGCATACATGCCCGCAAGATGGAGAAATTCGCTCTAGCAATCCTTGCTCAGAGTATATGTTCTTGGATGATTCCGCTTGCAACTTATCTTCTATTAATCTTGTTAAATTCTTACGACCGGACGGTGAGTTTGATTTTGAAGGATTCATTCACACGGCAAGAACTCTCTTTATTGCGCAAGAAATTCTAGTTGATTATTCAAGCTATCCCACTGAAAGAATTGCCGAGAACTCTCATCGCTACCGACCTCTGGGGCTTGGTTATGCGAATCTTGGGAGCCTTCTCATGCGTATGGGGATCGCCTACGACAGTGAGGCGGGAAGAGCATGGGCAGGAGCGCTCACGGCAATGATGACAGGGGTTTCTTACTTAACCAGTTCTGAACTTTCTCAAGTCAAAGGTAGCTTTGCAGGTTTTAAGAAAAATAAATCATCTATGTTGAAGGTGATGAAGAAACATCAATCTGCCTTGAAGAAAATTTCATGGCAATATCTTCCCGAAGATCTAGATCAAGCCCTTGCTCAACTCTGGAAAGCTGTTGTCTATGGTGGCGAGAAGTTTGGGTTTAGAAATGCACAAGCCACAGTGATTGCTCCTACTGGAACGATTGGGCTGTTGATGGATTGTGATACTACCGGCATTGAACCAGATTTTTCGTTAGTGAAAATTAAAAAACTTGCTGGCGGCGGCGAGGTGCAAATCGTCAACCAAGCAGTTCCCGTGGCTCTTAAGAACTTGCAATATTCTCAAGAAGCTATTGCAAGTATTTTAAAACATATTGAAGAGCACAACACCGTCAAAGGAGCGAACGAGCTTAAGCAAGAGCATCGCGCTATTTTTGACTGCGCTACAGGGCCTGACAAAGAGCATGTTTTATCCCCAGAAAGTCATCTCTTAATGATGGCTGCCGTGCAACCTTTTGTGAGTGGAGCTATTTCTAAAACGGTCAACCTGCCAGAGTCTGCAACAGTGCAAAATGTCGCCGACGTCTATGAAAAGGCTTGGCAGCTCGGTCTAAAAGCCGTGGCCATCTATCGGGATGGAAGTAAACGCAGCCAGCCTCTGAATATTAAAAAAGCCTCATCTATCGGCGAAGCCGTAAAGCCTGATTTTATTATGAAATGCCCAGAGTGTGGGGGGGATACGGTTTTGACGAGTGGGTGTTATAGGTGTCCCAATTGCGGCACCACCGTAGGTTGCTCTTAGCGGACTTCCTATAAGGCCCTGTCTGCGGCGTTACTCCTCGTCAGCGTACTTGTAGTACGCTTTCCTCGTCGTGCCTTGCAGCCACGGCCTTCTAGAAAGTCCTTGGATTGTGGATTCCAGGGATAGTACGCCTTCTCCTCTCGCCTTGCATCTGAGGCCTTCTAATGAGTCCTTAGTTGGGTGAGGTGTTGGTTTGTTTCCTCGTCGTGCCTTGCGTTCCGTTCCTTTTAGGACCTTCTTGGTAGAAGGAGTGCTATTGTTTGCGGCATTGCTTCATGTTGAGCTTTCTGGAAGGTCCTAGGAGGTGGAGAGAGGGCTTAATTGGGGTTTGACGCTTTTTATTTTGCTTTTTTTAGGGGGCGGATCGGGGTAAGCTTGCAGTCCCTAGAAAAAGGAAATAGCGATGGCAAAAAAAGATATATTTGGTGATGAGATTGAAGAGACGAAAGACATGGCAAGCTTTGAAGAGCTTTTTGCCCAATCTGAGAAATCTCTAGATCGCAAACTTCGCGTGGGCGATAACTTTCAAGGAGAACTTCTTTCTATCGGTAAAGAAGAGGCCTTCGTATCTACTGGAACTCCTGTTGATGGCATGATGTTCACTCGCGAACTTCTCGATGAAAATAATCAAGTAAAATATAAAGTCGGTGACATCATTGATTGCGTAGTGACGGCAGTTCGCGGCGGAGAGCTTCGCATTTCTCGTAAAGGCGCTAAGGGTGCAAACCTCACTGATACTTTGGAAGACGCTTTTGATATGGAGCTTCCTGTTGAAGGACGTGTGACGGAAGTTTGTAACGGTGGCGTGCGCGTGAGCATCCAAGGTAAAACGGCATTCTGTCCTATCAGTCAATTAGACACTCGCTTTGTTCAAGATGCTTCAGCCTATGTCGACAAAAAATTTGAATTCATGATCACACAGATGGATAAGCGCAATATGGTGGTTTCTCGCCGTAAAGTCCTAGATCTGCAAAAAGCAGAACACGAAGGGACCTTCATGTTGAAAAACCAACCCGGAGCTTTGCTTTCTGGAAAAATCGGCCGTGTTGAAAAATTCGGTGCCTTTGTTGAACTTGAAGGTGGAATCGAAGGACTTGTTCACGTTTCTGAAATCTCTTGGTCTCGCGTTCATGATGCGAACGAAGTGGTTCGTCCTGGTGAACAAGTGACTGTGAAGCTTTTAAAAGTTGAAGACGTGGATGGCCGCTTGAAGATCTCCCTTTCTTTGAAACAAGCTGATGGCGAGGGAAATCCTTGGCATTCAGTTCCGACAAAGTTCCCAGTGGGAACGATTTTAAAAGGGACTGTTGATAAGAAAGAAAACTACGGTCTATTCGTAACTCTGACTCCGGGTGTGAATGGTTTATTGCCGCGCTCGAAGTGGAGAGATTCACTAGATGCTGCTCAATACGAAAATAAAAAACGTGGTGATGAGATCACGGTTCAAGTTGATCAAATTATTTTTGAAGAGAAAAAGATTTCTTTGGGCTTACCTGGGGAAGCTGAAGACATGAGCTGGAAGAGTCATACGACATCTTCATCTTCTGGATTCGGATCTTTAGGGGATGCTCTGAAGAATCTCAATATTAAGCCGAAATAGTTTCTTTAAGCTCCCCCTAAGGGTTGGGGGAGCTTTCCTTTAGGCATTTCAGCCACTCTACCAAGGCATATTCAATCAAAACCTGAAGAGAGCGCGAAACCATCAAGGGATTGTTATAGGGACTCTGAAGTTTTCTTTCGAAAGCCTGCCCCTGAATGACGATTTTTACTTCCGCTAAATGATCTTCCAGAATTTGAAAGTCGAAAGACATTTCCGCGTTTTTATTTTCGTCCGCAGAGTTTGCAAAGTATTTCCAAGAAGCTAAACCGGAAAGAATTGGAGTCAATCTTGTGAGAAGTTTAGGGGATTTTGTACCATCGACTATTGTGACTTCTGGGGTGCCAAATTTTTTTAATTCGTTAGAAATTGTAGAAGCTAAATCTTCTCCATCACGAGTAACTAAAATAGGAGCAAGCTCCGAGGTGAGTTTTTCAAGGACACCTTGGAGTTCCAGGGCTTGTGATTCTCGATAGCTCACTTTAACTTCCACATAGGGAAGATGCACCCGGTAGCCTTTGACAACAGCGACGTCTTTTAAAACTTTTTCTACAGCAATAGCGACATCGGATTCACCTTTCCCGAGTGTGTCCCAGATACGCGTGACTACGGGGTCGGGATCTCGGGCATTTTTTATTAAATATTGAGCGATAAAGTCATCCCAGATAGCCGCGACTTCTTGGGGCGGCCCTGGTAGGACAAAGAAGTGGTGTCCTCTGTGGACAAGATGAAAGCCAGGGGCTGTGCCAGCTTTGTTTTTTAGAATCGTAGAGCCTTCGGGGAAGAAACACTGCTGTTTCTGCTCGTTGTTGGGGACATAGCCACGATCGATCATGCGTTTTTGCACTGCAAGCCATACGTCTTCAGAAAACTCGAGCCTCTTTCCACACCATTTGGCAATCACATCGCGGGTGAAATCATCGGAAGTAGGTCCAAGGCCCCCCGTTACGAAAATGAATTCTGATTTGCGTGCGCAGACTCCAATGGCATCAAGCATTGCCGAGAAATCATCGGGAACGGTAAGGTGGCACTGAGTTTCTACAGTGGCCTCCTTAAGCCTCTGTGAAATCCAATGGGCATTGCGGTTTAAGATTTGGCCATCGGTCAACTCAGTGCCGATGCTTAGAATGCTGGCCCTCATATTTGCTCCTTCGTATTTCTCGGGGGACGAACAATATAAAAACACAGACCCTCTTGACGAGTCATTGAAGTTTAATGGGGCTAAGGGATTTTTTAGGGAAATCATTGGATCTGACAGAGAGCTTGGTTCCTTTCGGGACGGCGGCCCTACGAAAGGCTGAAAAATTGCGGCGCATTATGGGGCCTAAGCCTTGCTCAAAGCAGACTATCTCACTATCACTAAAGGGAAAATTGCACTATAAGTGAAATCAGCTCAATCGGAAGTTGAAGTTGACCGATAGGGCCCTTTTGTCGTTTTAGTGGCAAAGCATACTGGAAACTTGTTTTTAAGGAGACCACCATGTCTTTCGACTGGAAAGCATTTGATCTTTACAATCCCACACCTGAGCACTCAATGCTGCGTGAAACTGTTCAAGCTTTCACACAGGCGGAGGTCGAACCCCAAGCCCATGAGTTTGATCGCAAAGAGCAGTTCAATCTTGAGCTCTTTAAAAAAGTCGGAGAGTTAGGACTTTTGGGAATTACAGTTCCTGAAGAGTACGGTGGAGCAGGTATGGACCCAACAGCTGCGGTTATTGTCCATGAAGAACTTTCTGCTTCAGATCCAGGATTTG carries:
- a CDS encoding 30S ribosomal protein S1 (COG0539 Ribosomal protein S1) — protein: MAKKDIFGDEIEETKDMASFEELFAQSEKSLDRKLRVGDNFQGELLSIGKEEAFVSTGTPVDGMMFTRELLDENNQVKYKVGDIIDCVVTAVRGGELRISRKGAKGANLTDTLEDAFDMELPVEGRVTEVCNGGVRVSIQGKTAFCPISQLDTRFVQDASAYVDKKFEFMITQMDKRNMVVSRRKVLDLQKAEHEGTFMLKNQPGALLSGKIGRVEKFGAFVELEGGIEGLVHVSEISWSRVHDANEVVRPGEQVTVKLLKVEDVDGRLKISLSLKQADGEGNPWHSVPTKFPVGTILKGTVDKKENYGLFVTLTPGVNGLLPRSKWRDSLDAAQYENKKRGDEITVQVDQIIFEEKKISLGLPGEAEDMSWKSHTTSSSSGFGSLGDALKNLNIKPK
- a CDS encoding nucleotide-utilizing enzyme (COG1058 Predicted nucleotide-utilizing enzyme related to molybdopterin-biosynthesis enzyme MoeA), translated to MRASILSIGTELTDGQILNRNAHWISQRLKEATVETQCHLTVPDDFSAMLDAIGVCARKSEFIFVTGGLGPTSDDFTRDVIAKWCGKRLEFSEDVWLAVQKRMIDRGYVPNNEQKQQCFFPEGSTILKNKAGTAPGFHLVHRGHHFFVLPGPPQEVAAIWDDFIAQYLIKNARDPDPVVTRIWDTLGKGESDVAIAVEKVLKDVAVVKGYRVHLPYVEVKVSYRESQALELQGVLEKLTSELAPILVTRDGEDLASTISNELKKFGTPEVTIVDGTKSPKLLTRLTPILSGLASWKYFANSADENKNAEMSFDFQILEDHLAEVKIVIQGQAFERKLQSPYNNPLMVSRSLQVLIEYALVEWLKCLKESSPNP
- a CDS encoding ribonucleotide-diphosphate reductase alpha subunit (COG0209 Ribonucleotide reductase, alpha subunit) encodes the protein MAKKSLYMAPYFYQGKAPAKMFRWKRSDSRIKNSKGEVFFEMKGVKAPEFWSPLAVDIAASKYFRKAGVPKTRHENSVEQMVERVVQAIVQSGLKQGQYFASKKDAEVFANELRIILYSQAGAFNSPVWFNAGLWESYKIKSPSEHFSWDFKKKKITATQNAYERPQCSACFIQSVEDSIESIFDLAKTEAKLFKYGSGSGTNFSKIRSRFEETSSGGKSSGLLSFLEVLDRGAGAIKSGGTTRRAAKMVVVDIDHPEVLDFIDWKMREEQKAHMLIEAGLDSNFEGEAYRTVAGQNANNSVRVNNSFMKALDQNKSWDLVARHTKKKMQTLPAMEVWQKIAKAAWQCADPGIQFHTTINEWHTCPQDGEIRSSNPCSEYMFLDDSACNLSSINLVKFLRPDGEFDFEGFIHTARTLFIAQEILVDYSSYPTERIAENSHRYRPLGLGYANLGSLLMRMGIAYDSEAGRAWAGALTAMMTGVSYLTSSELSQVKGSFAGFKKNKSSMLKVMKKHQSALKKISWQYLPEDLDQALAQLWKAVVYGGEKFGFRNAQATVIAPTGTIGLLMDCDTTGIEPDFSLVKIKKLAGGGEVQIVNQAVPVALKNLQYSQEAIASILKHIEEHNTVKGANELKQEHRAIFDCATGPDKEHVLSPESHLLMMAAVQPFVSGAISKTVNLPESATVQNVADVYEKAWQLGLKAVAIYRDGSKRSQPLNIKKASSIGEAVKPDFIMKCPECGGDTVLTSGCYRCPNCGTTVGCS